A genomic region of Oncorhynchus mykiss isolate Arlee chromosome 2, USDA_OmykA_1.1, whole genome shotgun sequence contains the following coding sequences:
- the LOC110493518 gene encoding pseudouridylate synthase 7 homolog has protein sequence MGGFQGVTISGVKYTWVGNLAYFIVRSLLNPCTSRSIRNSLWVALRYHTPHLRTPDIRAPGVCQIHSFFFKVPISNLLIPMADAEPMLVPAPGGEKRACHALEEEEVDHSTKRPRVQKEEKNGGPSHKLSQDEGEEPEGEETEPLDEDGEGEGLGSGEAFAEMMKHGLTELDVGILKFVSEHQGFSGILKERYSDFVVHEINKEGKTVRLDDLSVPEEAEEAPVEQPESQVFTEEQNQQLEQLQLFKNKEGNVSIEVADDTKEKRTLVHKAVKTLYPGLETKTEEREGKKFIVAYHAAGQKALAAPRKHSWPKSRGAFCHFVLYKENRDTMEAINVLSKFLRMRPNVFSYMGTKDKRAITVQEIAVLKITAERLSHLNKCLNNFKLGNFCYKKHPLKLGELQGNHFTVVIRNITGTEEQVQQAMSSLRETGFINYYGMQRFGTTAVPTHQVGKAILQDNWKEVIDLILKPRPGAEKGYLVKCREEWAQSQDPEAALKKLPVKRCVEGQLLRGLSMYGKKNIITAFAMIPRNNRLMYIHSYQSFMWNTMVSRRIEAFGLKAVEGDLVLRGGTAFVLSAAEAETHSIQDVVMPLPGFDVIYPTHHVGKGYREMLSADNLDIDNMRHRVRDYSLAGAYRRILIKPSDVSWEVINYEDPRVSLVHTDVEKLEDQPPPVFNKEGKYRALRMEFSLPPSTYATMAIREVLKMDTSIKNQTQLNTTWLN, from the exons ATGGGCGGGTTTCAAGGAGTGACTATTTCCGGAGTCAAATACACGTGGGTAGGAAACCTGGCGTACTTTATTGTGCGCTCTCTACTAAACCCCTGTACGAGCAG GTCCATCAGGAATTCTCTTTGGGTTGCTTTGAGGTACCATACACCCCATCTACGAACTCCTGACATCCGAGCACCAGGTGTCTGCCAGATACACAGCTTTTTCTTTAAGGTCCCTATCAGCAATCT CTTGATCCCTATGGCTGATGCAGAGCCCATGCTGGTCCCTGCCCctgggggggagaagagagcatgCCATgctttggaggaggaggaggttgacCACAGCACCAAGAGACCCAGAGtccagaaggaggagaagaacgGAGGGCCCTCTCACAAGCTGTCCCAGGATGAGGGAGAAGAGCCAGAGGGGGAAGAGACGGAGCCATTGGACGAGGATGGAGAAGGGGAAGGGTTGGGGTCAGGAGAGGCCTTTGCAGAGATGATGAAGCATGGCCTCACAGAGTTGGATGTGGGGATTCTGAAGTTTGTCAGTGAACACCAGGGGTTCTCAGGCATTCTCAAGGAGAG GTACTCTGACTTTGTGGTGCACGAGATCAACAAAGAAGGCAAGACTGTGCGGTTGGATGATCTCTCTGTTCCTGAGGAGGCTGAG GAGGCCCCAGTAGAGCAGCCAGAGTCCCAGGTTTTCACAGAGGAGCAGAATCAGCAGCTGGAGCAGCTACAACTCTTCAAGAACAAAGAGGGTAATGTCTCTATAGAG GTAGCTGATGACACAAAAGAGAAGCGGACCCTGGTCCACAAGGCTGTGAAGACCCTGTACCCTGGACTGGAGACCAAGACAGAGGAGCGGGAGGGAAAGAAGTTCATCGTGGCCTACCACGCAGCTGGACAGAAAGCCCTCGCAG CCCCCAGGAAACACTCCTGGCCTAAGAGCCGCGGGGCCTTCTGCCACTTCGTCCTCTACAAGGAGAACAGAGACACCATGGAGGCCATCAACGTGCTCTCCAAGTTCCTCag GATGAGGCCCAATGTCTTCTCCTACATGGGGACCAAGGACAAGAGAGCCATCACTGTGCAGGAGATTGCAGTTCTCAA GATCACAGCAGAAAGACTGTCTCACCTCAACAAGTGCCTCAATAACTTTAAACTAGGAAACTTCTGCTACAAGAAACACCCTCTGAAGCTGGGAGAACTACAGGGCAATCACTTCACTGTGGTCATCAG GAACATCACAGGGACAGAGGAGCAGGTCCAGCAGGCCATGTCCTCCCTTAGAGAGACGGGCTTCATCAACTACTACGGCATGCAGCGCTTTGGCACCACCGCCGTGCCCACACACCAAGTTGGCAA GGCCATCTTGCAAGACAACTGGAAGGAAGTGATAGATCTGATCCTGAAGCCTCGCCCTGGAG CGGAGAAAGGTTATCTGGTGAAGTGCCGTGAAGAGTGGGCCCAGTCCCAGGACCCAGAAGCAGCTCTAAAGAAGCTGCCTGTTAAACGCTGTGtggagggacagctgctccgagGTCTCTCCATGTATGGCAAGAAGAACATCATCACTGCCTTCGCCATG ATCCCTCGTAACAACCGGCTGATGTACATCCACAGCTACCAGAGCTTTATGTGGAACACCATGGTCAGCAGACGCATTGAGGCCTTCGGACTGAAGGCTGTGGAGGGAGACCTCGTGCTCAGGGGAG GCACTGCATTCGTGCTGTCCGCAGCAGAGGCCGAGACCCACTCTATCCAAGACGTGGTGATGCCCCTACCAGGGTTTGACGTCATCTACCCCACTCACCACG TGGGTAAGGGCTACAGGGAGATGCTGAGTGCAGATAACCTGGACATTGACAACATGAGACACAGGGTGAGGGACTACTCTCTGGCCGGGGCCTACCGACGCATCCTCATCAAACCCAGTGACGTCAGCTG GGAGGTGATTAACTATGAGGACCCTCGTGTCTCCCTGGTCCACACTGATGTGGAGAAACTAGAGGACCAACCTCCCCCAGTCTTCAACAAAG AGGGGAAGTACAGGGCTCTGAGGATGGAgttctccctgcctccctctaccTACGCCACCATGGCCATCAGAGAGGTGCTCAAGATGGACACTAGCATCAAGAACCAGACTCAGCTCAACACCACCTGGCTCAACTAA
- the hdac10 gene encoding polyamine deacetylase HDAC10, which produces MSSGTALVYDEEMTRYKLLWVDPACKIEVPERLTVSHTALQEEGLAERCVSVPIRQATDAEILLAHSEEYLEAVKKTPHMSLDELRTFTQQYGDVYFHPNIYHCAKLAIGATLQLVDSVMTGKVRNGMALVRPPGHHSQRSAANGFCVFNNVAIAAHYAKKQYDIKRVLIVDWDVHHGQGVQFAFEDDPSVLYFSWHRYEHQGFWPNLRESDYDSVGKEKGAGFNINVPWNKVGMENSDYLSVFFHVLLPIAYEFSPDLVFVCAGFDSAIGDPEGHMCATPDIFAHLTHLLKSLAGGKLCAVLEGGYNLTSLAQSVCQTVQTLLGDPAPQTSELNGPCESALESIQCVRSAHKPYWACLKHTVAPPVSEPSTKRCKLAEKEEGVQAEGGQKGEGDGQKAEEEEVVWMKPPSRLAPPVHTEVALPADLEVPDRCDRVRSSLAPTLEILQRLRDNFFEGSAEEDALMSLCSVIALFEKMKKQEIRNGLALVPDVSVAMLCAAQHARMSLTNRLLLVYLGDGEIPTYVTEDGKALVVQISSKEPEEQKSRYQVSVTLLKGCSDVAGLMQAVLCLLLPLAYEYDPGLVLLVRGPGSGVGKAAWAQITSLLQGLAQGHTLALLQEGEEEAVGTTAASLLGDPAPSLGPLGAPLPEDMEAMERLRQRLQTHWGLLQNAAAKGKEVEEKGQNQD; this is translated from the exons ATGTCGTCTGGAACCGCTTTGGTTTATGATGAGGAGATGACTCGCTACAAACTGCTATGGGTTGA CCCGGCTTGTAAAATTGAGGTCCCTGAGCGTCtgactgtcagtcacacagcTCTGCAGGAGGAGGGTCTGGCTGAGCGCTGTGTCTCTGTGCCTATACGCCAGGCCACCGACGCAGAAATCCTACTGGCTCACAG TGAGGAGTACCTGGAGGCAGTAAAGAAGACACCACACATGAGCCTTGATGAGCTGAGGACCTTCACCCAGCAGTATGGGGATGTCTACTTCCACCCG AACATCTACCATTGTGCCAAGTTGGCCATCGGGGCCACTCTCCAGCTGGTGGACAGTGTGATGACGGGGAAAGTGAGGAACGGcatggccttggtcag ACCCCCAGGACACCACAGTCAGCGCAGTGCTGCCAACGGCTTCTGTGTGTTCAACAACGTGGCCATCGCTGCCCACTATGCCAAGAAACAGTACGATATCAAGAG GGTGTTGATAGTGGACTGGGACGTGCATCACGGACAGGGGGTGCAGTTCGCTTTTGAGGATGACCCAAG tGTACTGTACTTTTCCTGGCACCGCTATGAGCACCAAGGCTTTTGGCCCAACCTGAGGGAATCCGACTATGACAGTGTGGGCAAGGAGAAGGGTGCTGGCTTCAACATCAACGTACCCTGGAACAAG GTGGGGATGGAGAACAGTGATTACCTTTCTGTCTTCTTCCATGTTCTCCTACCCATCGCATATGAG TTCAGCCCAGATTTGGTCTTTGTGTGTGCTGGCTTTGACTCTGCCATTGGAGACCCAGAG GGTCACATGTGTGCCACCCCAGACATCTTTGCCCACCTGACCCACCTCCTGAAGTCCCTGGCTGGGGGGAAACTGTGTGCTGTCCTGGAG ggAGGGTACAACTTGACCTCACTGGCCCAATCAGTGTGCCAGACCGTCCAGACCTTACTCGGAGATCCCGCCCCCCAAACGTCAGAACTGAACGGCCCATGTGAGAG TGCTCTGGAGTCCATTCAGTGTGTGAGATCAGCTCACAAGCCCTACTGGGCCTGCCTCAAACACACAG TTGCCCCACCCGTGTCTGAGCCCAGCACTAAACGCTGTAAGCTGgcagagaaggaggagggtgTCCAGGCTGAGGGGGGTcagaaaggagagggggatggtcAGAAagcggaggaagaggaggtggtgtggATGAAGCCTCCGTCCCGGTTGGCTCCTCCGGTCCACACTGAAGTGGCACTCCCTGCTGACCTGGAGGTCCCTGACAGATGTGACCGTGTGAGGTCATCACTGGCCCCAACTCTTGAGATACTGCAAAGACTAAG GGATAACTTTTTTGAAGGGTCGGCAGAGGAGGATGCTCTCATGTCTCTCTGCAGCGTCATCGCGCTCTTTGAAAAGATGAAGAAACAAGAG ATTCGTAACGGTCTGGCGCTGGTGCCTGATGTCTCCGTGGCGATGCTGTGTGCCGCGCAGCATGCTCGGATGTCTCTCACCAACCG GTTATTGCTGGTGTACCTGGGGGATGGGGAGATCCCGACGTACGTCACTGAGGACGG GAAAGCACTAGTGGTGCAGATCAGCAGTAAGGAGCCAGAGGAGCAGAAGTCCAGATATCAGGTTTCTGTGACTCTGTTAAAG GGCTGCAGTGATGTGGCAGGGTTGATGCAGGCTGTGCTGTGCCTGCTCCTGCCTCTGGCCTATGAGTATGACCCTgggctggtgctgctggtgcggGGGCCAGGCAGTGGGGTGGGGAAGGCAGCCTGGGCACAGATCACCAGCCTACTCCAGGGCCTGGCACAGGGCCACACACTTGCCCTTTTACAG gagggggaggaggaggctgTAGGGACCACGGCAGCCTCTCTGCTGGGGGACCCTGCTCCCTCTCTGGGGCCCCTGGGGGCCCCTCTCCCTGAGGACATGGAGGCCatggagagactgagacagaggctGCAGACACACTGGGGACTTCTGCAGAATGCAG CTGCAAAGGGGAAAGAAGTCGAGGAAAAAGGACAGAACCAGGACTGA